In Ostreibacterium oceani, one genomic interval encodes:
- a CDS encoding tyrosine-type recombinase/integrase yields the protein ISSKSILDFLKGIENKGLYETAKRCKGIMSQVFRHGIMNGACANDPCHAINGALTKSKPKNMPTITDPKEIGQLLRDIDNYQGTFVVRQALKLAPHLMLRPNEIRFAKWAYIDFDLKRWKIPAEEMKMKQTHIVPLSSQVLAMLQELHNVTGNRAFLFPHASKSSRTMSENSLNQALHTLGYKDKIVAHGFRGMASTVLHEKGFETLVIEKQLAHQDINTIRASYNHADYFEKRLEMMQYWSDYLGELKEI from the coding sequence CATATCAAGTAAATCCATTCTTGATTTTCTAAAGGGGATTGAAAACAAGGGGCTTTACGAAACGGCTAAACGATGCAAAGGAATAATGAGTCAAGTATTTAGACATGGAATCATGAATGGGGCGTGTGCTAATGACCCTTGTCATGCCATTAATGGTGCATTAACTAAATCAAAGCCTAAAAACATGCCAACCATAACAGACCCTAAAGAGATAGGACAGTTGTTACGTGACATAGATAACTATCAAGGTACATTTGTCGTTAGACAGGCACTAAAACTAGCCCCACATTTAATGTTAAGACCAAATGAAATACGTTTTGCTAAATGGGCGTATATTGATTTTGATTTGAAACGATGGAAAATACCCGCTGAAGAAATGAAAATGAAACAAACACATATTGTGCCTTTGTCATCTCAAGTATTAGCGATGTTGCAAGAGCTACATAACGTCACTGGAAATCGCGCTTTTCTTTTCCCTCACGCGAGTAAATCGTCACGCACCATGAGTGAAAACAGTCTCAATCAAGCACTGCATACACTAGGATATAAAGATAAAATAGTTGCTCACGGTTTTAGGGGCATGGCAAGCACAGTCTTACATGAAAAAGGCTTTGAAACATTGGTTATTGAAAAACAGTTAGCCCATCAAGACATTAATACCATTAGGGCTAGTTATAACCATGCTGATTATTTTGAAAAAAGGCTAGAAATGATGCAATATTGGAGTGACTATTTAGGTGAGTTAAAAGAGATTTAA